The following nucleotide sequence is from Oreochromis niloticus isolate F11D_XX linkage group LG9, O_niloticus_UMD_NMBU, whole genome shotgun sequence.
AAAGGTAACTGTGGTCTAATTTTAACTGATTTGACTTTTGCATTACTTGATGAAGTGACAGACTTAAAAACATTGTGCTAATTAGCTCAAACCGGATGATGCACATGTATTTATGTGCCGCTACATGCCGTACAGTTTTTACCAGTTCGTTACACTTCCGTTCGACTTGTTCGGAGCCCCCGCCACTTTTCAGTGTCTCATGGACCGGGTGCTGCGGCCGCACGTTGCATATGCTGCCGCCTATCTGGATGACGTAATCATCTATAGTGACATGTTGGCGGAGCATGTGCGGCGGGTGGCTGCGGTGCTGGAGTCTCTGAGGCAGGAAGGGCTCACGGCCAACCCGAAGAAGTGTGTGGTTGGACACAGGGAGGTACAGTATTTGTGGTACCACTTGGGGTGCGGGCAGGTGCGTCCTCAAGTGGAGAATACGGCAGCGATTGCATTCTGCCCGTGCCCTAAGACAAAAAAGGAGTTGAGGCGGTTTCTGGGGCTGGCTGCCTACTACTGGCGGTTCGTGCCCGGGTTCGCGGACCTGACCAGCCTATTAACCAAACTCACCCGGAAGGGTGCCCCGTATCTGGTCCAGTGGACGGAGCAGTACCAGGCAGTGTTTGTGTAGGTGAAACGGGCTCTCTGTGGAGAGCCGCTGCTGTTCACACCTTACTTCTCCCTCCCTTTTTATCTGCAGACTAATGCTTCGAACAGAGGGCTGAGGGCCGTTTTGTCCCAGCAGGTAGGGGGAGCTGACCGGCCGGTTGTCTATATCAGCCGCAAGCTAACGGACCAAGAGTCACGGTACAGTACCGTGGAGAAAGAGTGCCTGGCAATTCGGTGGGCGATCGACTCCCTTCGCTACTACCTCCTGGGAGGTCCATTCACCCTCCGCATGAAGGATGCCAAAGCCCAGATCACTCGGTGGTATCTGGCTTTGCTGCCTTATAAGTTCAAAGTGATCCATAGGCCGGGCGCGCAGATGGTCGTGGCTGAGTAGGTTCGGCTGGATAGGCCCCAGCCTCAGTCGGGTGGTGGGGATGCGTGGAAAGGGTGTGGTCTCTGGCCggctgcagaggaggggtgaACAGGTGTGCTGGGGAAGACTGATTGACTGGTGACTCTTTTTACGTTCACAGTAACTGTCGGGGCAGGAGGAGCGGATGTGACAGCGGAGTGGGAGTGTCTGTTTCCCATGTGTTGTGCTGAAACCACAGTAAATAGTGTGATCAAATAAAAGTGCTGTCACCACGACAGTGGACTTGTTGTGTACATGTGTTGGGGTACGACTTCACACTCATTATAATCAGAATATAAAAAGTTCGCTTGTTGCAGGTACTGGAAAAAGGTGGTTGGGACAGTTCTTATACTTTGGGAAACCTTCTGGAATAATCTCATTTAAAATCTCCAGATTACTTAGGTACCTGGCCACTCTCTTTCATTCACTGTGTTACcttccttctccctctcctccagGTAACACCACTCAACGATATATAAATGTAGCACTAAATACATGGAAATTTATGCTAGTGAGGATGAGGACAAGGTGCCAGGCTGTTGTGGTGATGGTTAGTGAACATTCCCCAAAGTTCCCTAtttgttaaatgaataaattgttAAACTGCCAACACAGACTTCAATCATCCAATTTAATAAATGACACCTAATAAGATTCAATAGAAGAATAAGCTGTTTGGCATAGGCACAGAAGGTTTGACAAGTTTTTCATAGGCACATagacagacagcacagaggctctaatcatggcagcacaggaacgaGCTCTGGGGaaaagatccatagaggctggggtctaccacaccaggcaagaccccaggtgcaggctgtgtaaagatgcccctgagacaatccagcacataactgTAGAGAGTTCTCCTGCCTGTAGCTCTGGCTCTCTGTCTAGCATATTGCCCACATGTTGCGGGTTTATGTGGTCAGCAGAGGCCCGCTCAGTGAGCTGACACTCCATGGCTGCCCACAGTTGTCTCGTTCCCGagttcactcttgctgctcccTTGTCCGTGGCTGGTGCGGAGCGAGTGCTCGGACCTGGGGACAGGCCTTCGGGTCATGTCCCGGCCGAGCTGCTGCGGTTGCTGCAGGCTGTGTTCCCCTGGCGTTTTCCTGCGGTTCCCACAGGGTGTCACACCAGTCGGACCACACTGTGTCTGATACATCAGATGGCAAGTGCCGGCTCCTTGTCCAGTGTATTGCCTGCGGGTTGCTGGTTTGTTCACCTTACCTCAGTGTGCTGAGCTTCCTGGCTAGTGCATTGTCTTATTCGagttcactcttgctgctcccCTGTCTGCAAACAGCGTGGAGCAGCTGCTGGGCGCTGGGGATGGACCTTGGGTTCACATCCCTGTCTTGGCCCTCTACTTCAGTGGCTGTGCTGCTGCAGGGTGTTCCCCTGGCATCTTGCCCGCGTGCTGCATGGTTAAGTGGCCAGCAGGGGTGCCCTCGGTGAGCTGTAACTTACTGGCTGTGCAGAGTAACTGCTTGGCCCTGGTGACAGACCTTTGGGTCGTGTCCCTACCTCGGCTCATTACCTTCAGTGGCTGCGCTGCTGCTGCAGGTTGTGTTCCCCTGGCGTACAGCCCATGCTTCGCCGGTTTACTTGACAGTCGGTACTTGCTCTGTCTGATACGTCAGCCGGCGAGCGAGTGTTCTCAAGCCTGCAGTGCCGGCTTCCTGTCTGGAGCATCACAGTGGGCCATGTTCCTGGCTGTGCACGAGTGTCTTGTTCTCGaattcactcttgctgctccgCTGTCTGTGGACAGCGCATGGTGGCTGCTCGACCCTGGGGAGGAACTTCGTGTTGAGTCCCACTTGGCCTTCAGCGGGCTCGGCCGCCAGTCCCCCTGTGTTCCCCTGACGAGTGAGAGTTCTCCAGTCTTGCCCATGTGTTGTGGGTTTACGTGACCAGTGGGGTACCCAATCGGCAGCTCGGTGGGTTACGCTTCTCCTCTGCTCCGGGGATTCCGGATTTGGGCCCTGAGGATCTCGGGTCCCAGCTGAAGACCTTTTGAAGATGCAGCACCCGCACTCAGGACGTGTCCTCCCTTCGACCGCCCCCGTGCTTTCTGGTATTCCGTCGGGCTAGGCTGCCACCCACCTCCCCTGTCTGCAGCGCAGTGCAGGGTGCCCTGGCCGGGTCTGGGGCTGGACCTTCGGGTTGCTGGCGAGGCCATGACCGGGGTggtctgtgtatatatgtacaaGTTGGTACCTTCACTCTGGGTTCTGTTGTCCTGTCTCCTCGCAGGATGTCTCACAGAGTTACCCCatacatatggaatatgtaacggACTGGAGGGACAGTCTCGATATAATAGAAAACATATGGTTACATTGTAACCGTCTGTTCTCTGAGTGTGGCTGGGCTAGCAGGAGTGTGTTAAAGAAGTATTCACACACCATGACCAAGAAGGGGGGGGTCATACCCCGTTACATATGGAAAATGTAATGGAGTGGAGAGATAGTCTCTCACTCAGAGAACCAAGGTTGCAATGTAGCCGTACGATATCTCACAGCTTCtgatgctgcaggttttgtcactctccaaccaaaattcactgaaccagaagtaaaagaagatcaaaactatggttcacatttgataaacattgtcattaattccctcttacttttgctgttttgcttccaccatgataaaaaTGACACTTCCTGCAGCTCTCCATCTCACTCAAACAAGTTCtttaagaacagtttcccatctaaaaatcagttttttgcattattcgcttgcttattaAGCACGAGTCTACCGTTGTTCTGGGCTGTCAgccactttcttttttctttttttctttcttttttttttcaaaaatgaccTCTGATAAGAAAGccacatttctgctgtttaatattgaggaaatttaaactttttaattaTGCCAAATAGCCAAATtgctctaataaaacctctaactttgctctgcttcacttcagcaacATCAGGTAATgttgatattttaatatgaggatattcttttaaaatttcgatagaacagtagcagaaTAACGTCCTCGTACGTGGATATCAGGCCCCTGGAGAGCAAAactgagtattttggtctaagtaacccaaaatgtgatgtccacatatgtggacgccaggtcctgtTGGaaagagaggcattttttgaaaaatgtattgatagcaatgtggAATATTgttacacagtaaaaaaaacaactacacataaaataattacaccaaaagatgttttggtttttcttttattgaaaaaaggtttattttattttagttcagTTTAGTTAAATTagttagtttattttattgcattgtaagcataatataataaatataaaactgaattggATTGAATCCTGGAAAAGAACAACGAGACACGAAAATCTTAGCATTATTGAATTTGTTTTTCCAGTTTACAAAGGTTAACAAGCTTTCATTGCCTCATTTGACAAATCTATAAAAACCATAAAAGGTCATTCTTCTCTTCTTGTCTGTATGGTAATTCATATGATTCAggaaaaggactagatgttacaatccctgacAATGCATTGCTCTAAATGGAGAAAATATTgggggatggctgttatgaggaaaagcagctcagaaactttaccagcagcacacatcgttgtgtgcctcaactttccttcttttacccaagctaatctgccattttccCTTGGTTAagtttagggattagagatctgatccaaattatcatattaaaatttgggacacatcgtcagtagtggacctttGATTCATTgggtgtttcggccattatcactagacaccctcatccaaggaggccctgccagggggCAGAACCCCCCCCAATGTACCTCTTCAAGATAATGATTCACTCAATGCTctataagtaaaaaaaaaaacttttccaaGCACTTCAACTTATAAATTATTCTGGTCTTTGAGTATTGTGTTTACCACCTTCATTAGTTTTTCAACCTGATCAGAACCTGATTTGTTGTTCTCAAAGAGAACACACCTGTTTCCACACTTTTCAACCATTTTCTTCAGATCAGGTTGACAAGAATGAAGAAAATCCTCCAAGCCCATTCCTGCCTGCTGCAAGTCGTTTCCTCGGGTGAACAGGATGATTGTTCGTCCTCTAACTTCCCTCCCAAAAGCTTTTTCTAATTTTTCCATTATGTCTCTTTCACCATCTGTAAATCTGCTGACATGCATCACAAGTACAAACACACATGGTCCTGACTCAATGAGTTGTTTGCACCTTTTCACATGTTTGCCCCTAACTGATGGTGCAATGTCATCATCAAAGATATCTGGGGTATCAATCACATTTACGTCTACACCATTGATCTCAGTTTGTACATTCTGGCAATTTGTGGTGACCGGCGTTGAACTGGGTCTAGAAACAAAGAGTTTCTGTCCAAGGATGGTGTTCCCACTGGCACTCTTTCCAGTCCCTGCCATTCCCAAAAGAACAAGGTTCACTGTGGTGCCAGTGTGTCGTCCTGCATAGATGTGTACCAATAATAATGTAAGTGAAAAAACTTATTATCCTACATTAAAAAAGGAATCAATGTAATCTTGTACACTactattaaaatacaaaagaatGCGGTTATCATTAGTGAATCTTTATTGCTGTGTTTTTCATTAAGTGCTCTTTGTTTCAGAAATCATCTAAACAATGCTGATTGACTGAATAACCCACTAATATGTGCTTTATAAAGTACTTAAAAGTGATTGTGGTTTACCTGTCTTTGCCTCATTAGTGTGCGGTCTTGTTATACATTGTGATTCACGGTCCCAACTACAAGTTAGATATAGAATAAATACAACTTCATCAGGAAGCTGGTtgttgtgtcataaaaaattattattataatagtATGCAAGCATTTCAGAGTATCTCTATAAGCTACATTTATAAACTATTTCATAGCATACATGAACCCATATAAAGACATTACGTTCACAATTTAATTTACATGCTAAAGCTAAATCAAAAGTGCTCAACTTTAGCTTTACCTCAGTGCCACCGGTTGTCTGTCTTTAGTTTTGTTGCTTCTGAATATGCTGAAAaagcttcccatgatgcaggATTTGAATAACCTGTGGGTCCAAATGTCAATGCCAGCTCAGTTGTTTTCAGATGATTCACATATACCTTAAATCTATTGTTAACAAAGGTCTCTTAAGAGATTTATCAtcacaaatgtaaaaataactTTTGTCTGAAATCAGAAAAATCAGAATCATTTTCTCTAAATACTgatttgaaattgttttttttattgttacaaAGCAAATAAATGTACAAGCACAACTTACATTAAGTGGAAGTTGTTCGGTCTGTTGAAGCATAACTCTGTGTGACACTGTCTAAAGTCTGCAGACTGCTGTTCTCTGACTGTATAATACTGGAGGAGGCGTGTCATCTGCTTAGTTATAAAAAGCAACTTGTTGCGTAGCAGTTTTAACATTCATCTCTCACCTGTGCAGTGACAACAGTGAAGAGAAAACATGGCTTTAGTTCCAGCAGGTAAGACTTATTATTAATCATTGTGTGTTTAATTACTTTCTtttgaaaaatgtcaaaactTCTCAGTTTCACTTTGGTTCTTGTAAAACTCTTGTGTATATGGGTTAAATCAAATGACTGAATTGTGTTTCAGGTCCTGATTTGAGGATTGTGATGATTGGAAAAACTGGTGTGGGCAAAAGTGCTGTTGGGAACACCATCCTGGGATATGAGCGTTTCAGATCTTGTCCTTTATCTGCATCAGTGACTGAGTTCTGTCAAAAAGCTTGGGTACAGTGGGGAAAGAGAGTAGTTAGTGTTGTAGACACACCAGGGATCCTGGACACCTCAAAATCAGATGAGTTCATCAAAAGTGAAATTGTGAAATGTGTTGAAGTCTCCTGTCCCGGTCCTCATGTGTTCCTGTTGGTCATCCAAATCGGCCGATTcacaagagaagagaaaaactcAGTGGAAGCCCTGCAGGAGCTGTTTGGCCCCGAGGCAAACAAGTACATGATTGTGCTCTTCACCCGTGGTGGTGATCTTGGAAGCGTAACCATAGAGCAGTATGTACGTGACGCTGAGCCAGGGCTTAAACGCATCATCCAAAGCTGTGGAAACAGGTACCACGTCTTTGACAACACCAGCAGAGACAGAAAGCAGGTGGTGGAGCTCATCAAGAAGATCGACAAAATGGTGTCAGCAAATAAGGGCACGCACTACACAGACGCCATGTTTAAAGAGGTGGAGGAAGCGCGCAAAAAGGGAGTAACACTGCAGCAGTATAGGTTCACTGAGTCGTTGTGTAAACGTATCAAACTTTTTCGCATCATTCTTGGGAAAGATTAAACTGTTGTGGTAAACTGTaattattctattctaaataGGATAGCTGTTGTTTTACCTACATGAAATATACAATCTGTTCATGATGGCAGACACAGTGTAGATAGTTTATGTTGATTTcccatgaaaaaaataataaaataaagtattaTTGATTAAGTGAATTTGTCTTTTAAATTTGAAGAAGAAAGTATGTGAAAGTTAAATAATAATCATATAATCATCATTGTtatataataatcataatataaGCGGTGCTATTATAAGTATTGATTGTCTCTGTTGTATCTATTCTAATTTGTATGTGAGCATCATATCATGGTGATTATGTCTGAGCTGAAG
It contains:
- the LOC100705904 gene encoding GTPase IMAP family member 7-like, encoding MGSFFSIFRSNKTKDRQPVALSWDRESQCITRPHTNEAKTGRHTGTTVNLVLLGMAGTGKSASGNTILGQKLFVSRPSSTPVTTNCQNVQTEINGVDVNVIDTPDIFDDDIAPSVRGKHVKRCKQLIESGPCVFVLVMHVSRFTDGERDIMEKLEKAFGREVRGRTIILFTRGNDLQQAGMGLEDFLHSCQPDLKKMVEKCGNRCVLFENNKSGSDQVEKLMKVVNTILKDQNNL
- the LOC112841629 gene encoding GTPase IMAP family member 7-like is translated as MALVPAGPDLRIVMIGKTGVGKSAVGNTILGYERFRSCPLSASVTEFCQKAWVQWGKRVVSVVDTPGILDTSKSDEFIKSEIVKCVEVSCPGPHVFLLVIQIGRFTREEKNSVEALQELFGPEANKYMIVLFTRGGDLGSVTIEQYVRDAEPGLKRIIQSCGNRYHVFDNTSRDRKQVVELIKKIDKMVSANKGTHYTDAMFKEVEEARKKGVTLQQYRFTESLCKRIKLFRIILGKD